The following are from one region of the Bacillus methanolicus MGA3 genome:
- the buk gene encoding butyrate kinase, whose amino-acid sequence MQEKKYRILAINPGSTSTKIGVFDNEISVLEKIIRHDADMINSFEDIISQYEFRKKTILETLDNEGINISKLSAVCGRGGLLRPIEGGTYAVNEQMLSDLREGYAGQHASNLGGILAYEIASGLNIPAFIVDPVVVDELDPIARISGFSLIERKSIFHALNQKSVARRVAKEFGKKYEELNLIVAHMGGGITVGAHKKGRVIDVNNGLDGDGPFSPERAGTVPAGDLVSLCFSGDYDREEIMKNLVGQGGLVAYLGTKDAIEVEKMIEQGDKKAELIYFAMAYQVAKEIGAASAVLAGKVDAIVLTGGLAYGKEFVKAIIERINWIADVIVYPGENELQALAEGALRVLREEEEVKEYFGKAKHAEIVI is encoded by the coding sequence TTGCAAGAAAAAAAATATCGGATACTCGCGATCAATCCTGGTTCTACATCAACGAAAATAGGAGTTTTCGATAATGAGATATCCGTTCTAGAAAAAATAATTCGACATGATGCTGATATGATCAATTCTTTTGAGGACATTATTTCTCAATACGAATTTCGCAAGAAAACAATTCTTGAAACACTTGATAACGAAGGAATTAATATTTCAAAGTTGAGTGCCGTATGCGGTCGAGGCGGTTTATTAAGACCAATAGAGGGAGGTACATATGCTGTAAATGAACAAATGCTTTCTGATCTTCGTGAAGGCTATGCGGGGCAGCATGCTTCCAATCTCGGTGGAATTCTTGCTTACGAGATTGCGTCAGGCTTAAACATTCCAGCTTTTATTGTAGACCCGGTTGTCGTAGACGAACTTGATCCGATTGCCCGTATTTCCGGATTTTCACTCATTGAAAGAAAAAGTATTTTCCATGCGCTTAACCAAAAATCGGTAGCACGAAGAGTTGCTAAAGAATTCGGAAAGAAATATGAAGAACTCAATCTGATTGTTGCTCATATGGGAGGCGGAATTACTGTTGGTGCCCATAAAAAGGGAAGAGTGATTGATGTTAATAATGGTCTTGACGGCGATGGCCCATTCAGTCCTGAGCGGGCAGGCACCGTGCCTGCAGGAGATTTAGTCAGCCTTTGTTTCTCCGGTGACTATGACAGGGAAGAAATTATGAAAAATCTTGTCGGACAGGGCGGCCTTGTTGCATATCTTGGTACAAAGGACGCAATAGAAGTGGAAAAAATGATTGAACAAGGCGACAAAAAAGCAGAGCTCATTTATTTTGCAATGGCATACCAAGTTGCAAAGGAAATTGGCGCTGCAAGTGCGGTTTTAGCTGGTAAAGTAGATGCAATTGTTTTAACAGGCGGTCTTGCATACGGAAAAGAATTTGTAAAGGCAATCATCGAACGGATCAATTGGATCGCGGACGTGATTGTCTATCCGGGTGAAAATGAACTGCAAGCATTGGCAGAAGGTGCTTTGAGGGTATTGCGTGAAGAAGAAGAAGTAAAGGAATATTTTGGGAAAGCGAAACATGCAGAGATCGTAATATAG
- the bcd gene encoding branched-chain amino acid dehydrogenase, which produces MKIFEYLEKYDYEQLIFCQDKQSGLKAIIAIHDTTLGPALGGTRMWTYNSEEEAIEDALRLARGMTYKNAAAGLNLGGGKTVIIGDPRKDKNEEMFRAFGRYIQGLNGRYITAEDVGTTVADMDLIHEETDYVTGISPAFGSSGNPSPVTAYGVYRGMKAAAKEAFGTDSLEGKVIAVQGVGNVAYNLCRHLHEEGAQLIVTDINKEAVQRAAEEFGAKAVDPNEIYGVECDIYAPCALGGVINDETIPQMKAKVIAGAANNQLKDSRHGDMIHEMGIIYAPDYVINAGGVINVADELYGYNRDRAMKKVESIYNNIERVIEIAKRDGIPTYLAADRMAEERIERVRNSRSQFLQNGHNILSRR; this is translated from the coding sequence ATGAAAATATTCGAATATTTAGAGAAATATGATTATGAACAACTAATTTTTTGCCAGGACAAACAATCAGGTTTAAAAGCAATTATTGCGATTCATGATACAACGCTTGGACCGGCTCTAGGCGGAACACGCATGTGGACTTATAATTCAGAGGAAGAAGCAATTGAAGATGCGCTGCGTTTAGCACGAGGAATGACATATAAAAACGCAGCTGCTGGCTTGAATCTTGGCGGAGGAAAAACTGTTATTATCGGCGATCCGCGAAAAGATAAGAATGAAGAAATGTTCCGGGCATTTGGCCGTTATATCCAAGGGCTAAATGGCCGTTATATCACAGCTGAGGATGTTGGTACTACTGTTGCAGACATGGACCTTATTCATGAAGAAACTGATTATGTAACAGGTATTTCACCAGCATTTGGTTCTTCAGGAAATCCTTCGCCTGTTACAGCATACGGAGTTTACCGCGGTATGAAAGCAGCAGCTAAAGAAGCTTTTGGAACAGATTCATTGGAAGGAAAAGTAATTGCTGTTCAAGGTGTTGGAAACGTTGCATATAACTTGTGCCGCCACCTTCATGAAGAAGGCGCTCAATTAATCGTGACTGATATCAATAAAGAAGCCGTTCAGCGAGCAGCCGAAGAATTTGGCGCCAAAGCGGTTGATCCAAATGAAATTTATGGAGTTGAATGTGATATTTATGCCCCATGTGCACTTGGCGGCGTCATTAATGATGAAACAATTCCTCAAATGAAAGCAAAAGTTATTGCAGGTGCAGCGAACAATCAATTAAAAGATTCTCGCCACGGTGATATGATTCATGAAATGGGAATAATCTATGCACCAGATTATGTTATCAACGCTGGCGGAGTGATCAATGTTGCCGATGAGCTTTACGGTTATAATCGTGACCGTGCGATGAAAAAAGTAGAATCGATCTACAACAATATTGAAAGAGTCATTGAAATTGCAAAACGTGATGGTATTCCAACATACCTGGCTGCAGACCGCATGGCTGAAGAGCGGATTGAAAGAGTACGCAATTCACGCAGTCAATTCCTGCAAAACGGCCACAATATTTTAAGCCGTCGTTAA
- the yqiS gene encoding phosphate butyryltransferase, which yields MKLDSLIEKATQSENQTVAVAVAEDEEVIDAVAMALEQNLADFLLFGDKEKILTLMHEKYSRMETNGNIKVIHANTNELAAERAVKAVKLNEADVLMKGNIPTATILRAVLNKEFGLRTGNVLSHVAVFEVPGYDRYTIVTDAAMNIAPDLEQKAQIIKNAVNVAKGIGIEMPKVAPLAAIEIVNPNMQATLDAALLTQMNRRGQISGCIIDGPLALDNAISKLAAEHKGIGGDVAGQADILLVPTIEVGNVLYKSLIYFANAKVGAIIAGAKAPIVLTSRADSAESKLYSLALALCSAN from the coding sequence ATGAAACTGGATTCGCTTATCGAAAAAGCAACCCAATCAGAGAATCAAACGGTAGCAGTTGCTGTTGCTGAAGACGAAGAAGTCATTGATGCTGTCGCAATGGCACTCGAGCAAAATTTAGCTGACTTTTTGTTGTTTGGAGATAAAGAAAAAATCCTCACACTTATGCATGAAAAATATTCTAGAATGGAAACAAATGGGAATATCAAAGTTATTCATGCAAATACGAATGAACTTGCAGCTGAACGTGCTGTAAAAGCAGTGAAGCTAAATGAAGCAGATGTGTTAATGAAGGGTAATATTCCTACAGCAACGATTTTAAGAGCAGTTTTAAACAAGGAATTTGGTTTGCGAACAGGAAATGTGCTTTCGCATGTAGCAGTTTTTGAAGTGCCGGGTTATGACCGCTATACAATTGTCACAGATGCAGCCATGAATATCGCGCCAGACCTGGAGCAAAAAGCTCAAATTATAAAAAATGCTGTAAATGTGGCTAAAGGGATAGGAATTGAGATGCCAAAAGTAGCCCCTCTAGCTGCCATTGAAATAGTAAACCCCAACATGCAAGCGACGCTGGATGCTGCTTTGCTGACCCAAATGAATCGGAGGGGACAAATTAGTGGTTGTATCATTGATGGACCGCTCGCATTGGACAATGCAATTTCAAAACTTGCTGCTGAACATAAAGGAATAGGCGGGGATGTTGCAGGACAGGCTGATATTCTATTAGTTCCAACAATCGAAGTTGGAAATGTACTTTATAAATCATTAATTTATTTTGCAAATGCAAAAGTCGGTGCTATTATTGCAGGTGCGAAGGCTCCAATTGTTTTAACTTCTAGAGCAGATAGTGCTGAAAGCAAACTATATTCACTTGCATTGGCTCTATGCTCAGCAAATTAG
- a CDS encoding sigma-54 interaction domain-containing protein yields the protein MQTAMIVGAGKGGTAILKILKETAILDVKAVVDINPHAPGIFLAKREGIKTGTDWRYYLSDKIDVIFDVTGNKEVFTALRDARSKDTVLIPGSVAFLIAKLFEEKEEYIEKFRNENYKHDLIFNSTDDGMVGIDNQCKIILFNKSAEKIIGIPQAEAMGKHIYEVIPTSRLPRVLETRRVEANQELMLENGLKIITTRIPMIDENDQLIGAFSVFKDITEVVNLAEEVTNLKEIQTMLQAIIHSSDDAISVVDEKGRGILINPAYTRITGLTEEQVIGKPATADISEGESMHMKVLKTRRAVRGAHMRVGPKKKEVVVNVAPIIVNGKLKGSVGVIHDMSEIQNLNRELNRARQIIRTLEAKYSFEDIIGQSEEMKIAIEQAKLGAKTPATVLLRGESGTGKELFAHAIHNASDRKYNKFIRVNCAALSESLLESELFGYEEGAFSGAKRGGKRGLFEEANNGSIFLDEIGELSANTQAKLLRVLQENEIVRVGGTKSIPINVRVIAATNVNLEKAIANGTFREDLYYRLNRMPIHIPPLRRRKEDIPLLCERLIQKINQDYGRNVESISERAMEQLMLYDWPGNVRELENVLGRAMIFLHHTETEIDLLHLPELKNKQIKEISKPRAAHQQLFEGTLNEQLEQYEEKIIKHALFKFNGNKTQAAKALGISVRNLYYKLEKYGIENNSMQ from the coding sequence ATGCAAACGGCGATGATCGTTGGAGCCGGTAAAGGCGGAACTGCCATTTTAAAAATATTAAAAGAAACGGCCATCCTCGATGTGAAAGCGGTAGTAGATATAAATCCCCATGCACCTGGAATCTTCCTTGCAAAACGGGAAGGGATAAAAACAGGGACGGATTGGCGCTATTACCTTTCAGATAAGATCGATGTCATTTTTGATGTTACCGGAAATAAAGAAGTATTTACAGCTCTAAGGGATGCAAGAAGCAAGGATACCGTGCTTATACCGGGAAGTGTTGCTTTTCTCATTGCAAAACTTTTTGAAGAAAAAGAAGAATATATTGAAAAATTCCGTAATGAAAATTATAAACATGATTTAATTTTCAATTCAACCGATGATGGAATGGTGGGAATTGATAATCAATGCAAGATCATTTTATTTAACAAAAGTGCGGAAAAAATAATTGGAATTCCGCAAGCGGAAGCAATGGGAAAACATATTTATGAAGTAATTCCGACAAGCCGACTCCCGAGGGTATTAGAAACAAGAAGAGTGGAAGCGAATCAGGAACTGATGCTGGAAAATGGACTGAAAATAATAACGACTCGAATACCAATGATCGATGAAAATGATCAATTGATTGGGGCATTTTCAGTTTTCAAGGATATTACTGAAGTCGTCAATCTTGCAGAAGAAGTAACAAATCTAAAAGAAATTCAAACGATGCTTCAAGCGATTATTCATTCAAGCGATGATGCCATCTCTGTCGTCGATGAAAAAGGAAGGGGAATCTTAATAAATCCTGCTTATACAAGGATAACAGGATTAACGGAAGAGCAAGTTATCGGAAAACCGGCAACTGCAGATATTTCCGAAGGGGAAAGCATGCATATGAAAGTGCTGAAAACAAGAAGAGCAGTGCGCGGAGCCCACATGCGTGTTGGCCCAAAGAAAAAAGAGGTCGTTGTAAATGTTGCGCCTATTATTGTTAATGGAAAGCTTAAAGGAAGTGTTGGCGTTATTCATGATATGTCTGAAATTCAAAACTTAAACCGGGAGCTGAACCGAGCCCGGCAAATCATCCGAACGTTAGAAGCAAAATACTCGTTTGAAGATATTATTGGGCAATCAGAGGAGATGAAAATAGCCATTGAACAGGCAAAATTGGGTGCAAAAACACCGGCTACCGTACTTTTAAGAGGCGAGTCTGGTACGGGAAAAGAACTGTTTGCTCATGCAATCCATAATGCAAGTGACCGAAAATATAATAAATTTATCCGTGTCAATTGTGCTGCTTTATCAGAGTCATTGCTAGAAAGTGAGTTATTCGGATATGAAGAAGGAGCTTTTTCCGGAGCAAAGCGCGGCGGAAAAAGAGGTCTCTTTGAAGAAGCAAACAACGGCAGCATTTTTCTTGATGAAATTGGAGAGTTGAGTGCAAATACACAGGCCAAGCTCTTAAGAGTCCTGCAGGAAAATGAAATCGTTCGTGTCGGCGGGACAAAATCAATCCCGATTAATGTACGTGTCATTGCTGCCACGAATGTCAATTTAGAAAAAGCCATTGCGAATGGAACTTTTAGGGAAGACTTATATTATCGGCTAAATCGGATGCCAATCCATATTCCTCCGCTCAGAAGACGCAAAGAAGATATTCCGCTTTTATGCGAACGGCTCATTCAAAAAATCAATCAGGATTATGGACGCAACGTAGAAAGCATTTCCGAACGCGCGATGGAACAATTGATGCTTTACGATTGGCCAGGTAATGTGAGGGAGCTTGAAAATGTTCTGGGAAGAGCCATGATCTTTCTTCACCATACGGAAACAGAAATTGATTTATTGCACCTTCCAGAGTTGAAAAATAAGCAAATTAAAGAAATAAGCAAGCCTAGAGCAGCACACCAGCAGCTTTTTGAGGGAACTTTGAACGAGCAGCTTGAACAATATGAAGAAAAAATTATCAAGCACGCGCTTTTTAAATTCAATGGCAATAAGACACAAGCTGCAAAAGCTCTCGGAATTTCCGTTCGAAACTTGTATTACAAACTGGAGAAGTATGGTATTGAAAATAATAGCATGCAATAA
- a CDS encoding DUF2627 domain-containing protein, protein MSRIIALLILLIPGIFAAIGIKLMRDMVFGILQAPFPFLWMQFLVGLLLFLAGLGFVAGFILHRDRKRNKVQKRFQRQPGSDTKNKGAN, encoded by the coding sequence ATGAGCAGAATAATTGCATTACTTATATTGCTGATTCCCGGCATTTTCGCCGCAATCGGGATAAAATTGATGAGAGATATGGTGTTTGGTATTTTACAGGCTCCCTTTCCGTTTCTCTGGATGCAATTCTTAGTCGGGCTGCTTCTTTTTCTGGCAGGTTTGGGGTTTGTAGCAGGTTTTATTTTGCACAGGGACAGGAAGAGAAATAAAGTACAGAAAAGATTCCAGAGGCAGCCTGGTTCTGACACAAAAAATAAAGGGGCTAACTGA
- a CDS encoding glycerophosphodiester phosphodiesterase, which translates to MTMIFAHRGYSAKFPENTMKAFIEAEKAGADALEIDVQLTKDGEVVIIHDEKVDRVTNGQGYVKELTYKELRKLDAGFHTTSKKEPIPSLEEFFEWLSMNRLICNIELKNNLIPYEGMEEKVIEMVRKYNLSNRIIISSFNHYSIVYSYRIAPEIEIAPLYSQRLYMPWVYAKSIRAKGIHPKLNTVTDEMIRVSIESGIQVRPYTVNKEADLKWLLSIRCSALITDEPEKALKIRQQIKPLK; encoded by the coding sequence GTGACAATGATTTTTGCGCATCGCGGCTATTCTGCAAAATTTCCTGAAAATACAATGAAGGCATTCATTGAAGCGGAAAAAGCGGGAGCAGATGCTTTGGAAATTGATGTCCAGCTGACAAAAGATGGAGAGGTTGTCATTATTCATGATGAGAAGGTTGACAGAGTAACAAACGGCCAAGGTTATGTAAAGGAATTAACATATAAGGAGTTAAGAAAACTCGATGCTGGTTTTCATACGACATCCAAAAAGGAACCCATTCCTTCGCTTGAAGAATTCTTCGAATGGCTGTCGATGAACCGGCTTATTTGCAATATTGAGCTAAAAAACAATCTTATTCCTTATGAAGGAATGGAAGAGAAAGTAATTGAAATGGTAAGAAAATATAATCTTTCCAATCGAATAATTATATCCTCATTTAATCATTACAGCATTGTTTACAGCTACCGCATTGCTCCGGAAATTGAAATAGCTCCTCTTTATTCTCAAAGGTTATATATGCCATGGGTTTATGCTAAGTCGATTCGGGCGAAAGGAATCCATCCGAAATTGAATACAGTGACAGATGAAATGATTCGCGTTAGTATTGAAAGTGGCATTCAGGTAAGGCCATATACAGTAAATAAGGAAGCTGACTTGAAGTGGCTGCTCTCTATTAGATGTTCGGCACTAATTACAGATGAACCAGAAAAGGCATTAAAAATACGACAGCAAATTAAACCGCTCAAATGA
- the spo0A gene encoding sporulation transcription factor Spo0A → MRKIKVCVVDDNRELVGLLEEYISSQDDMEVVGVAHNGQECLDLLEEVDPDVLVLDIIMPHLDGLAVLERLRTLKKNPLPNVIMLTAFGQEDVTKKAVDLGASYFILKPFDMENLANHIRQVNGNSNTLIRKSSAPSLRPQTEQKPKNLEASITSIIHEIGVPAHIKGYLYLREAISMVFNDIELLGSITKVLYPDIAKKYNTTASRVERAIRHAIEVAWSRGNIDSISSLFGYTVSMSKAKPTNSEFIAMVADKLRLEHRAS, encoded by the coding sequence TTGAGAAAAATAAAAGTCTGTGTCGTGGATGACAATAGAGAACTTGTAGGTTTGCTTGAAGAATATATATCTTCGCAGGATGATATGGAAGTAGTCGGTGTGGCACATAACGGACAGGAATGTTTGGATTTGCTTGAAGAAGTTGATCCTGATGTACTTGTTTTAGATATTATCATGCCTCATTTAGACGGGCTGGCTGTGCTTGAAAGACTTCGCACATTGAAAAAGAATCCGCTTCCAAATGTAATCATGCTGACTGCCTTTGGACAGGAAGATGTAACGAAAAAAGCAGTTGATCTTGGAGCATCTTATTTCATATTAAAACCGTTTGATATGGAAAATCTCGCAAACCACATTCGCCAAGTGAATGGAAATTCAAACACACTAATCCGCAAATCTTCTGCACCAAGCCTTCGCCCGCAAACTGAACAAAAACCAAAAAACTTGGAAGCAAGTATCACAAGCATCATACACGAAATTGGCGTTCCTGCGCACATTAAGGGATATTTATATTTGCGGGAAGCCATCTCCATGGTTTTTAATGATATTGAACTTCTCGGCTCAATTACAAAAGTGCTTTATCCGGATATCGCTAAAAAATACAATACAACAGCAAGCCGTGTTGAAAGAGCAATCCGTCATGCGATCGAAGTAGCGTGGAGCCGTGGCAATATTGATTCCATTTCATCTCTCTTCGGCTATACAGTAAGCATGTCTAAAGCAAAACCTACGAACTCTGAATTCATTGCGATGGTAGCTGACAAATTAAGGCTTGAACATAGAGCATCTTGA
- the spoIVB gene encoding SpoIVB peptidase, with translation MNVLKYELLKKIIGGILLVSLVAIGFSKPIQEYVNIPQKITLFEGQQFSLHKAVNVSAGLSADNKSIALKQNRHSVSLQAKSYGKNEMILELAGLPIKKVDVDVLKDFKVIPGGQSIGIKLNTVGVLVVGHHQIDTEKGKVSPGEIAGIKVGDIITEINGKRIKKMEDVAPIVQKTGNEGKPLDIVINRENEKMKTKLQPMKDKKEHIYKLGLYIRDSAAGIGTMTFYDPNSKKYGALGHVISDMDTKKPIVVEDGQIVRSTVTSIEKGSNGNPGEKLARFSTDREIIGNINRNSPFGIFGKLNRELKNGVMDKPLPIALSHQVKEGPAQILTVVNEDEVSLFDIEIVSTIPQKFPATKGMVIKVTDPKLLQKTGGIVQGMSGSPIIQNGKLVGAVTHVFVNDPTSGYGVHIEWMLNEAGINIYEQPREKVS, from the coding sequence GTGAACGTATTGAAATATGAATTGCTTAAAAAAATAATTGGTGGAATTCTCCTTGTTTCATTAGTAGCCATCGGTTTTTCAAAGCCGATTCAAGAATATGTAAATATACCGCAAAAAATAACTCTTTTTGAGGGGCAGCAATTCAGTCTCCATAAGGCTGTTAATGTTTCAGCTGGTTTGTCTGCTGATAATAAAAGTATTGCACTTAAACAAAACCGGCATTCGGTTTCTCTTCAGGCAAAAAGTTATGGGAAAAACGAAATGATTTTAGAACTTGCCGGTTTACCCATTAAAAAGGTCGATGTAGATGTATTAAAGGATTTTAAAGTAATACCTGGAGGACAATCAATCGGTATTAAACTTAATACTGTTGGGGTTTTAGTGGTAGGACACCATCAGATTGATACAGAGAAAGGAAAAGTTTCCCCTGGTGAAATCGCAGGCATTAAAGTCGGGGATATTATTACAGAAATTAATGGCAAACGAATTAAAAAAATGGAAGACGTTGCGCCGATTGTCCAAAAAACTGGCAATGAAGGAAAGCCTTTAGATATTGTTATTAATCGAGAAAATGAAAAAATGAAAACAAAGCTGCAGCCCATGAAAGATAAAAAAGAACATATTTATAAGCTGGGACTTTATATCCGTGATTCAGCTGCAGGGATCGGGACAATGACTTTTTATGATCCAAATTCAAAAAAATATGGTGCATTAGGTCATGTCATTTCTGATATGGATACAAAAAAACCAATTGTTGTAGAGGATGGACAAATTGTTCGTTCGACAGTCACTTCAATTGAAAAAGGGAGTAACGGAAATCCAGGAGAAAAGCTGGCAAGGTTTTCAACTGACCGTGAAATTATCGGAAATATTAACAGAAACAGTCCGTTTGGGATTTTTGGAAAATTAAATCGAGAATTAAAAAATGGTGTAATGGATAAGCCTCTTCCAATCGCCTTATCACATCAAGTGAAAGAGGGGCCTGCGCAAATTTTAACGGTTGTTAATGAGGATGAAGTTTCCCTCTTCGATATTGAAATCGTTAGTACAATTCCGCAAAAATTTCCGGCAACAAAAGGGATGGTCATAAAAGTAACAGATCCAAAACTTCTTCAAAAAACGGGAGGAATTGTTCAAGGAATGAGCGGAAGCCCGATTATTCAAAACGGCAAACTTGTGGGAGCAGTTACTCATGTCTTTGTAAATGATCCGACTTCCGGTTATGGAGTTCATATAGAATGGATGTTAAATGAAGCAGGAATCAATATATATGAACAACCTCGAGAAAAAGTGTCATAA
- the recN gene encoding DNA repair protein RecN — protein sequence MLSELSIRNFAIIDALSISFEKGLTVLTGETGAGKSIIIDAIHLLIGGRGSSEFVRHGEDKAEIEGLFLLDDESHPCYEKAREFGIEIEEGMIVLKRDISKQGKSVCRINGKLVTISVLREVGSTLVDIHGQHEHQELMDETMHLPLLDQFGAEEISKAVEEYQEVYRAYEKTMKKLKSLNENEQQMAHRLDLIQFQLEEIQSAQLKLNEDEELYEEKRKLSNFERIYEALQLGYSALQGEQKGLDWLGLVMSNLEDAAELNPAYKDLFETVSNSYYALEDVSHTLRNELDLLEFDPQRLNEIEDRLNEINALKRKYGKTIEEILEYAATIEEEVETLQNKETHIGQLEKELASLKKDLLIEAKNLTELRKKYAKKLTKLIHQELKDLYMAKTVFEVKIESDENNFTKNGIDKAEFYISTNPGEPLKPLSKVASGGELSRIMLALKSIFSKHQGVTSIIFDEVDTGVSGRVAQAIAEKIYKVSIGSQVLCISHLPQVAAMADTHLFISKVTKAGRTITSVTPLSDVEKIKEIGRMISGVEITDLTKKHAEELLLLANQIKTAT from the coding sequence TTGTTAAGCGAACTATCCATTCGAAATTTTGCAATTATAGACGCCCTTTCTATTTCTTTTGAAAAGGGTTTAACCGTTTTAACGGGAGAGACGGGGGCAGGTAAATCGATTATCATCGATGCCATTCATTTGTTAATTGGCGGAAGAGGGTCATCTGAATTTGTCCGCCACGGGGAAGATAAAGCAGAAATTGAAGGTCTATTTTTGTTGGATGATGAAAGCCATCCGTGCTATGAAAAAGCAAGAGAATTCGGCATTGAAATTGAAGAAGGCATGATCGTTTTAAAACGGGACATTTCGAAGCAGGGAAAAAGTGTATGCCGAATAAACGGGAAATTGGTCACGATTTCTGTGTTGCGGGAAGTTGGAAGCACCTTAGTTGATATTCATGGCCAGCATGAACATCAGGAATTAATGGACGAAACTATGCATTTGCCTTTGCTGGATCAATTTGGAGCAGAGGAAATTTCCAAAGCGGTTGAGGAATATCAGGAAGTTTACCGGGCTTATGAGAAAACAATGAAAAAACTGAAAAGCCTGAATGAAAATGAACAGCAAATGGCTCACCGTCTTGACTTAATTCAATTTCAGTTAGAGGAAATTCAGTCTGCCCAACTCAAACTGAATGAAGATGAAGAGCTTTACGAAGAAAAACGAAAACTCAGCAATTTTGAACGAATATATGAAGCACTGCAATTAGGCTATTCAGCACTTCAAGGAGAACAAAAAGGTTTGGATTGGCTCGGCCTAGTGATGAGCAATCTTGAAGATGCTGCTGAATTGAATCCTGCTTACAAGGACCTATTTGAAACAGTTTCCAACAGTTATTATGCGCTTGAAGATGTTTCCCATACACTTAGAAATGAACTTGATTTGCTTGAATTTGATCCTCAGCGTTTAAATGAAATTGAAGACAGGCTCAATGAAATCAATGCGTTAAAACGGAAATACGGAAAAACAATCGAAGAAATACTTGAATATGCAGCAACAATTGAAGAAGAAGTTGAAACACTGCAAAACAAAGAAACACATATCGGGCAATTGGAAAAAGAACTTGCTTCTTTAAAAAAAGATTTATTGATTGAAGCAAAGAATTTAACAGAACTGAGAAAGAAATATGCAAAAAAATTGACGAAACTGATCCATCAGGAATTAAAAGATCTGTACATGGCCAAAACAGTATTTGAAGTAAAAATTGAATCAGATGAAAATAATTTTACGAAAAATGGAATCGATAAAGCGGAATTTTATATTTCCACAAACCCCGGAGAACCGCTAAAGCCATTGTCAAAAGTCGCGTCAGGGGGAGAGCTTTCGAGAATTATGCTGGCGTTAAAGAGCATATTCTCGAAACACCAGGGTGTTACATCGATCATTTTTGACGAAGTGGATACAGGTGTCAGCGGAAGAGTTGCCCAAGCAATAGCTGAAAAAATATACAAAGTTTCTATTGGCTCTCAAGTGCTTTGCATTTCCCATCTGCCGCAAGTAGCCGCAATGGCCGATACTCATTTGTTCATTTCGAAAGTAACAAAGGCCGGAAGAACGATCACTTCGGTCACTCCTTTATCTGATGTTGAAAAAATAAAAGAAATCGGCAGAATGATATCTGGTGTTGAAATTACGGATTTAACGAAAAAACATGCAGAGGAATTATTACTGCTTGCCAACCAAATAAAAACAGCAACTTGA
- the ahrC gene encoding transcriptional regulator AhrC/ArgR, whose protein sequence is MTKGQRHIKIREIIANHDIETQDELVDQLKKAGFNVTQATVSRDIKELHLVKVPLMDGRYKYSLPADQRFNPLQKLKRALMDAFVKIDSAGHLLVMKTLPGNAMAIGALIDNLDWEDILGTICGDDTILIICRTPEDTEIVSNRFLEML, encoded by the coding sequence ATGACTAAAGGACAACGCCATATAAAAATAAGAGAAATAATTGCAAATCATGACATAGAGACTCAAGATGAGCTAGTAGACCAATTGAAAAAGGCAGGTTTTAACGTCACCCAGGCAACAGTATCCCGGGACATAAAAGAGCTTCACTTAGTAAAAGTTCCTTTAATGGATGGAAGATATAAATACAGTCTGCCTGCTGACCAAAGATTTAATCCATTGCAGAAATTAAAAAGGGCTTTAATGGATGCATTCGTGAAAATTGACTCAGCAGGACATCTTCTTGTTATGAAAACTCTTCCGGGAAATGCTATGGCAATCGGAGCATTAATCGACAACCTTGATTGGGAAGATATTTTAGGAACGATTTGCGGTGACGATACGATTTTAATTATTTGCAGAACACCTGAAGATACAGAAATCGTTTCAAATCGATTTCTTGAAATGCTCTAA